The following proteins come from a genomic window of Bradyrhizobium paxllaeri:
- a CDS encoding CBS domain-containing protein, whose amino-acid sequence MYNFLEQTVAHYMTREPRTVWRDMTVCELGDLFEKEDFNAYPVMDGSHVVGIMSKLDYLSCFVFRPARILPRYPDLMQRTVVDLMRAEFIYVAPSTKLTRVLELMVNHRLRSMPVLESEQRLVGIISSKDVMRALQDCATADAVSRPIS is encoded by the coding sequence TTGTACAATTTTCTCGAGCAGACGGTTGCCCATTACATGACGCGAGAGCCTCGGACGGTTTGGCGCGATATGACGGTGTGCGAACTTGGCGACCTTTTCGAGAAGGAAGATTTCAATGCCTATCCAGTCATGGACGGATCGCATGTGGTAGGCATCATGTCCAAGCTTGACTACCTGTCCTGCTTCGTTTTCAGGCCGGCGCGCATCCTCCCGCGCTACCCCGACCTGATGCAGCGGACGGTCGTTGATCTGATGAGGGCGGAATTTATTTATGTCGCGCCGTCAACGAAGTTGACCCGCGTGCTGGAGCTGATGGTCAACCACCGCCTTCGCAGCATGCCGGTGCTCGAAAGCGAGCAGCGGCTTGTCGGCATCATTTCGAGCAAGGACGTAATGCGAGCGCTGCAGGATTGCGCCACGGCGGATGCTGTTTCTCGCCCGATCTCATAG
- a CDS encoding cold-shock protein, protein MPKGKVRLFKEDKGYGFIGPDSGGEDLFFHVSSLSPGVTLKQGDRVSYETGVDHRTGRGRAEKVVID, encoded by the coding sequence ATGCCCAAAGGCAAGGTGAGGCTGTTTAAGGAGGATAAGGGTTACGGCTTTATAGGGCCTGACAGCGGTGGTGAAGACCTCTTCTTCCACGTGAGCAGCTTATCGCCCGGTGTAACGCTCAAGCAAGGCGACCGCGTCAGCTATGAAACCGGTGTAGACCACAGGACGGGACGTGGTCGAGCCGAAAAAGTCGTGATCGATTGA
- the tnpA gene encoding IS66-like element accessory protein TnpA, protein MRVEVLGGLERRRRWSQDDKARIVEETLAPGAKVTEVARRNGVAASLVFTWRRQARTSEQVVPSFTPVQIAAVAASAEETPRLLPTVDGRVRSVAAARTGLIEIDLGNRRCIRVDAHVDSEALARVLDVLGRR, encoded by the coding sequence ATGCGGGTCGAGGTTTTGGGTGGGCTGGAGCGGCGGCGGCGCTGGTCGCAGGACGACAAGGCACGGATTGTCGAGGAGACATTGGCGCCGGGCGCGAAGGTGACTGAGGTTGCGCGTCGCAACGGAGTAGCGGCCAGCTTGGTGTTTACCTGGCGTCGACAAGCACGGACATCGGAACAAGTTGTACCATCTTTTACGCCGGTGCAGATCGCTGCCGTAGCGGCATCGGCTGAGGAAACTCCGAGGCTTTTGCCTACGGTTGATGGCCGAGTTCGCTCCGTGGCAGCCGCGCGTACTGGATTGATAGAGATCGATCTCGGCAACCGACGGTGCATCCGGGTGGATGCGCACGTCGATTCGGAGGCGTTGGCGCGGGTCCTCGATGTGCTTGGACGCCGATGA
- the tnpB gene encoding IS66 family insertion sequence element accessory protein TnpB (TnpB, as the term is used for proteins encoded by IS66 family insertion elements, is considered an accessory protein, since TnpC, encoded by a neighboring gene, is a DDE family transposase.), whose protein sequence is MWLATGYTDMRRGFPSLALQVQEVLHKDPLSGHLFVFRGRRSDLVKAIWHDGQGACLFTKRLERGKFIWPSVAGESVTISPAQLSYLLSGIDWRNPQETHRPTRVG, encoded by the coding sequence GTGTGGCTCGCGACAGGCTACACGGATATGCGCAGAGGCTTTCCGTCGCTGGCACTCCAAGTGCAGGAGGTGCTGCACAAAGACCCGCTCAGCGGTCATCTGTTCGTCTTCCGCGGTCGCCGCAGCGATCTTGTGAAGGCGATCTGGCACGATGGCCAGGGAGCCTGCTTGTTCACAAAAAGACTCGAGAGAGGAAAGTTCATCTGGCCATCGGTTGCCGGAGAATCGGTAACGATCTCGCCGGCGCAGTTGAGCTATCTGCTGTCCGGGATCGATTGGCGTAACCCTCAAGAAACCCATCGGCCGACGCGGGTCGGATAG
- the tnpC gene encoding IS66 family transposase, translated as MISKPDDLPSDLVSALAALQAEREARLRAEAVAANWQAQAANAQAQLSDTEALIAHLELRIEKLKRELYGQRSERTARLLEQLELELEELVTTASEDELAAQAAAAKTQNVRPFMRKRPVRKPWPDDIERERVVIEAPTTCACCGGSRLAKIGEDVTGTLEEIPRRFKLIETVREKFTCRDCEKISQPPAPFHATPRGFIGPQLLATMLFDKFGMHIPLNRQSARFKAEGIDLPLSTLADQVGHGTFAVMPLFHLIERHVLAAERLHGDDTTIRILAKGKCTTGRIWTYVRDDRPFAGPAPPAAVYYASSDRRGEHPQKHLAAFTGILQCDCYSGFEPLFDPQRKVLPMTPAFCFAHARRGFFELADIEKNAREGKKGKPVSPIALEAVKRLDALFEIERAINGRGADERRAVRQENSKPLLDDMRAWLLRERETLSRSSDVLKPINYMLRRWDDFASFLDDGRICLTNNCAERALRGIALGRRNWTFAGSQRGANRAAIMLTMITTCRLNDVDPKAWLADVLARIADLPASRLHELLPWEWKLLRQAAGQQAA; from the coding sequence ATGATATCGAAGCCGGACGATCTTCCATCGGACCTCGTCAGTGCCCTGGCGGCGCTGCAGGCCGAGCGTGAGGCACGGCTGCGAGCTGAGGCGGTGGCTGCCAACTGGCAGGCGCAAGCCGCGAATGCGCAGGCGCAACTGTCGGATACCGAGGCGCTGATCGCGCATCTCGAGCTGCGGATCGAGAAGCTGAAACGCGAACTGTACGGGCAACGCTCCGAACGCACGGCACGGCTGCTCGAGCAGCTGGAGCTGGAGCTGGAAGAGCTCGTCACCACGGCGAGCGAGGATGAGCTTGCCGCGCAGGCCGCCGCGGCGAAGACGCAGAACGTCCGCCCCTTCATGCGCAAGCGGCCGGTGCGCAAGCCATGGCCGGATGACATCGAACGCGAGCGCGTCGTCATTGAAGCTCCAACGACCTGTGCCTGCTGCGGTGGATCGCGGCTGGCGAAGATCGGTGAGGATGTGACCGGGACGCTGGAGGAGATCCCGCGGCGCTTCAAGCTGATCGAGACGGTACGGGAGAAATTTACCTGCCGCGATTGCGAGAAGATCAGCCAGCCGCCGGCGCCGTTTCATGCCACGCCGCGTGGCTTCATCGGCCCACAATTGCTGGCGACGATGCTGTTCGACAAGTTCGGCATGCATATCCCGCTCAACCGCCAGAGTGCGCGCTTCAAGGCCGAAGGGATCGACCTGCCGTTGTCGACGCTGGCCGATCAGGTCGGCCACGGGACCTTCGCCGTCATGCCGCTCTTCCACTTGATCGAACGCCATGTGCTCGCGGCCGAGCGCCTGCATGGCGATGACACCACCATCCGTATCCTGGCGAAGGGCAAGTGCACGACCGGGCGGATCTGGACTTATGTGCGGGATGACCGGCCCTTCGCCGGGCCTGCGCCGCCGGCGGCGGTCTATTACGCCTCGAGCGACCGACGAGGCGAGCACCCCCAGAAGCATCTGGCCGCCTTCACGGGTATCCTGCAGTGCGACTGTTACAGCGGCTTCGAGCCGCTGTTCGACCCGCAGCGGAAAGTGCTGCCGATGACGCCGGCGTTTTGCTTTGCCCATGCGCGGCGGGGCTTCTTCGAGCTGGCTGACATCGAGAAAAATGCTCGGGAAGGTAAGAAGGGCAAGCCGGTCTCTCCGATCGCGCTGGAGGCGGTCAAGCGCCTCGATGCGTTGTTCGAGATCGAGCGCGCCATCAACGGCCGTGGCGCCGACGAGCGGCGCGCCGTGCGCCAGGAAAACAGCAAGCCGCTTCTCGATGACATGCGCGCCTGGTTGCTGCGTGAGCGCGAAACCCTCTCGCGCTCCTCCGATGTCCTGAAGCCGATCAACTACATGCTCAGGCGCTGGGACGACTTCGCCAGCTTCCTCGACGATGGCAGGATCTGCTTGACCAACAATTGTGCTGAGCGCGCATTGAGAGGCATCGCATTGGGAAGGCGCAACTGGACCTTCGCCGGCAGCCAGCGTGGCGCCAACCGTGCCGCCATCATGCTGACGATGATCACGACCTGTCGCCTCAACGACGTCGATCCCAAGGCTTGGCTCGCCGACGTCCTCGCCCGTATCGCCGATCTTCCCGCTTCGCGTCTGCACGAACTGCTGCCCTGGGAATGGAAACTCCTGCGCCAAGCCGCCGGTCAGCAGGCCGCCTGA
- a CDS encoding IS481 family transposase, with amino-acid sequence MGQVLHGCATTTEAVRRAIQNSQESLRALAKRYGINQKTVAKWKQRETVADRSTGPKEAKSTVLSIEEEAIIVAFRRHTLLPLDDCLYALQPTIPHLTRSSLHRCLQRHGISRLPEVEGGKPSKKKFKAYPIGYFHIDIAELQTAEGKLYLYVAIDRTSKFAFVQLVKKTGRTSAAAFLEALIAAVPYKIHTVLTDNGIQFTFPPRYADGPTARYVTHMFDMRCQENGIEHRLTKIKHPWTNGQVERMNRTIKEATVQRYYYDRHDQLEAHLADFINAYNYARRLKTLKGLTPYEYICKCWTSQPERFKLNPLQQMPGLNT; translated from the coding sequence ATGGGACAAGTTTTACACGGCTGCGCCACCACGACGGAGGCAGTCCGTCGAGCAATACAGAATAGTCAAGAGAGCCTGAGAGCACTCGCCAAGCGCTACGGGATCAACCAGAAGACTGTTGCGAAGTGGAAGCAGCGCGAGACCGTCGCCGATCGTTCGACAGGCCCCAAGGAAGCCAAGTCGACTGTCCTTTCCATCGAGGAGGAGGCGATCATCGTCGCTTTCCGGCGACATACGCTGCTGCCACTCGACGATTGCCTCTATGCGCTGCAGCCAACCATCCCGCATCTGACGCGATCATCCCTGCATCGTTGCCTCCAGCGCCACGGCATCAGCCGGTTGCCGGAGGTCGAAGGTGGCAAGCCTTCGAAGAAAAAGTTCAAGGCTTATCCGATCGGCTATTTCCACATCGACATTGCCGAGCTCCAGACCGCTGAAGGCAAGCTCTACCTCTACGTCGCCATCGATCGCACCAGCAAGTTCGCCTTCGTGCAACTGGTCAAGAAGACGGGAAGGACCTCCGCCGCGGCGTTCCTCGAAGCCCTGATCGCGGCAGTCCCCTACAAGATCCACACGGTTCTCACCGACAATGGGATCCAGTTCACCTTCCCGCCGCGCTATGCGGACGGCCCGACGGCGAGATACGTGACGCATATGTTCGATATGCGCTGCCAAGAGAACGGGATCGAACATCGGCTGACCAAGATCAAACATCCCTGGACCAATGGCCAGGTCGAGCGCATGAACCGCACGATCAAGGAAGCGACCGTCCAACGCTACTATTACGATCGGCACGATCAGCTCGAAGCTCACCTTGCCGACTTCATAAACGCCTACAACTACGCTCGGCGGCTGAAAACCCTGAAGGGCCTCACACCTTACGAATACATCTGCAAATGCTGGACTTCCCAGCCAGAACGATTCAAACTCAATCCGCTCCAGCAAATGCCGGGACTAAACACCTAG
- the metE gene encoding 5-methyltetrahydropteroyltriglutamate--homocysteine S-methyltransferase — protein MSLLSIPVATLGTPRMGPRRELKLALESYWAGKSDETQLLEAAAALRAANWARQKSLGVTVIPSNDFSLYDHVLDTSVMVGAIPEIYGWSAGPVSLKTYFAMARGAQRDEHDANCGHAEHGAAAQEMTKWFDTNYHYIVPEYHKDQTFTLSSRKPIEEYEEAKNLGYQTRPVLVGPVTFLKLGKSADPAFDTLLLLDRLLPVYVDVLRELTLRGAEWVQLDEPCLVLDLDAATRDALRRTYTHLAKKVPDVKIMLATYFGTIGDNLEAALTLPVAGLHIDLVRAPEQLDVIVADARRDLVISLGVVDGRNVWRSNLPAVLDRLEPAIAKLGKDRVQIAPSCSLLHVPIDLELETDLDLDVKSWLAFSVQKIGELATLGRVLAKGWEEAADVLEASEAAAVGRETSPNVHNANVAKRMAAIDGSMQRRHSPFARRAEVQRARFGLPTFPTTTIGSFPQTLEVRNARAAHLRGTMSDAQYEQFLKEETARAVRWQEDIGLDVLVHGEFERNDMVQYFGERLSGFAFTKHGWVQSYGSRYVRPPILFGDVSRPTPMAMEWWRFAQSLTKKPLKAMLTGPVTILNWSFVRDDIPRSEACHQIALAIRDEVIDLERSGAMMIQIDEAALREGLPLRKSQWKTYLGWAVDSFRICSSGVADETQIHTHMCYSEFNDIIDAIAAMDADVISIETSRSKMQLLDAFKSYKYPNEIGPGVYDIHSPRVPDAAEMKNLIALARQRLSDAQLWINPDCGLKTRRWEEVRPALTNMVAAARELRAAS, from the coding sequence ATGTCTCTTCTCTCGATTCCTGTCGCTACCCTCGGTACGCCGCGCATGGGTCCGCGCCGCGAACTCAAACTCGCGCTCGAGAGCTATTGGGCCGGAAAATCTGACGAAACGCAGCTTCTTGAGGCCGCGGCTGCGCTTCGCGCCGCCAACTGGGCGCGGCAGAAATCGCTCGGCGTAACCGTTATTCCTTCAAACGACTTCTCGCTTTATGACCATGTGCTCGATACCAGCGTGATGGTCGGTGCCATTCCGGAAATTTACGGTTGGAGTGCAGGCCCTGTTTCGCTCAAAACCTACTTTGCGATGGCACGGGGCGCGCAGCGCGATGAGCATGATGCGAATTGCGGTCACGCCGAGCACGGCGCGGCAGCGCAGGAGATGACCAAATGGTTCGACACCAATTATCACTACATAGTGCCGGAATATCACAAGGATCAGACCTTCACGCTTTCCTCTCGCAAGCCGATCGAGGAGTACGAAGAAGCGAAAAACCTGGGTTATCAGACGCGCCCGGTGCTGGTTGGTCCGGTCACCTTTCTCAAGCTCGGCAAGAGCGCCGATCCTGCATTCGATACGCTGTTGCTTCTCGATAGGCTGCTGCCGGTCTATGTAGATGTTCTCCGCGAACTCACCTTAAGGGGCGCCGAGTGGGTGCAACTGGACGAGCCATGTTTGGTCCTGGACCTCGATGCTGCCACACGCGACGCGCTGCGCCGGACCTACACCCATCTGGCCAAAAAGGTTCCCGACGTGAAGATCATGCTCGCTACCTATTTTGGAACGATCGGCGATAACCTGGAAGCCGCTTTGACGTTGCCGGTCGCGGGCCTTCACATCGACCTGGTCCGCGCCCCTGAGCAGTTGGACGTGATTGTCGCCGACGCTCGAAGGGATCTTGTCATTTCCCTCGGAGTCGTCGATGGCCGCAATGTCTGGCGTTCGAATCTTCCAGCAGTGCTCGACCGGCTCGAACCTGCCATCGCAAAGCTCGGCAAGGACCGCGTGCAGATTGCACCCTCATGCTCGCTGCTTCATGTCCCGATCGACCTCGAACTAGAGACCGATCTCGATCTCGATGTGAAAAGCTGGCTTGCTTTCTCCGTCCAGAAGATCGGAGAACTCGCAACGCTGGGACGCGTGCTGGCTAAAGGATGGGAGGAAGCGGCGGATGTACTTGAGGCCTCGGAGGCCGCGGCCGTCGGGCGCGAAACGTCACCCAACGTTCACAATGCGAACGTCGCCAAGCGAATGGCTGCAATCGATGGCAGCATGCAGCGTCGTCACAGTCCTTTCGCCCGGCGCGCCGAGGTTCAGCGGGCGCGGTTCGGATTGCCGACATTTCCAACGACGACGATCGGATCGTTCCCGCAGACGCTGGAGGTCCGCAACGCCCGCGCAGCCCATTTGCGGGGAACGATGAGCGACGCACAATACGAGCAGTTTCTCAAGGAGGAGACGGCGCGTGCGGTGCGCTGGCAGGAAGACATTGGTCTCGACGTTCTCGTGCATGGAGAGTTCGAGCGCAATGACATGGTGCAGTATTTCGGTGAGCGGCTGTCCGGCTTCGCATTCACCAAGCATGGTTGGGTTCAGTCCTACGGCTCGCGATATGTCCGGCCGCCCATCCTGTTTGGCGACGTCTCCCGGCCGACGCCGATGGCGATGGAGTGGTGGCGCTTCGCGCAATCGCTGACCAAGAAGCCACTGAAGGCGATGCTGACAGGGCCGGTGACGATCCTGAACTGGTCATTCGTCCGTGATGATATTCCACGGAGCGAAGCATGTCATCAGATCGCGCTCGCGATACGTGACGAGGTGATCGATCTGGAGAGGTCCGGCGCGATGATGATCCAGATTGACGAGGCTGCGCTCCGAGAAGGATTGCCGCTGCGCAAGTCACAATGGAAGACCTACCTCGGCTGGGCAGTAGACAGCTTCCGCATCTGCTCGTCTGGGGTGGCCGACGAGACCCAGATCCACACCCATATGTGTTATTCCGAGTTCAACGACATCATCGATGCGATCGCGGCAATGGATGCCGATGTCATCTCGATCGAGACGTCACGGTCAAAAATGCAGCTGCTTGATGCCTTCAAGAGCTACAAATATCCAAACGAGATCGGACCGGGCGTTTACGACATCCATTCGCCGCGCGTGCCGGATGCAGCCGAGATGAAAAACCTCATTGCGCTGGCGCGGCAGCGGCTTTCCGATGCGCAGCTCTGGATCAATCCCGATTGCGGCTTGAAAACGCGCCGATGGGAGGAGGTGCGTCCCGCGCTCACCAATATGGTCGCGGCTGCCCGTGAATTGCGGGCGGCGTCCTGA
- a CDS encoding adenosylmethionine--8-amino-7-oxononanoate transaminase, whose protein sequence is MIKTKSPIWHPFTQHALQDEMIKIVRGDGAYLHTADGRRIIDAISSWWVVTHGHCHPHIVRAIQKQAGKLNQMIFAGYTHDPAEEVAALLLKLAPRGLDHVFFSDSGSASVEVALKMALGYWHNIGKQRIRIVVMQHSYHGDTVGAMSVGARSVFNAAYGPLLFEVTSIPFPAAGREQVMLDALESVCRNEIPAAFIVEPLILGAGGMLMYPAWVLKEMKRICEASEVLFIADEVMTGWGRTGTLFACEQANVTPDIACYSKGLTGGALPLAVTLCRADIFHAHYSKDRTRTFFHSSSYTANPVACAAAKANLDLWQSQEYRQRVASVATMQEQAVEPFRTDPRFANVRRAGTITALDLQTSDAGYLASIGPKLQAFFKDRNLLLRPLGNTIYVMPPYCVTATDLDQIYAAIRDSADALA, encoded by the coding sequence ATGATCAAGACGAAGTCGCCGATCTGGCATCCGTTCACGCAACACGCGCTTCAGGATGAGATGATCAAGATCGTGCGTGGTGACGGCGCTTATCTCCACACCGCGGACGGTCGCCGTATCATAGATGCAATCTCATCTTGGTGGGTCGTGACCCATGGTCATTGTCATCCACATATCGTGCGCGCGATTCAGAAGCAGGCAGGCAAGCTCAACCAGATGATCTTCGCCGGCTACACCCATGATCCAGCTGAAGAGGTTGCTGCGCTACTTTTGAAACTCGCGCCCCGTGGCCTGGACCATGTCTTCTTTTCCGACAGTGGCTCAGCCAGTGTGGAAGTAGCTTTAAAAATGGCACTCGGTTATTGGCATAACATCGGCAAGCAGCGAATACGCATTGTCGTGATGCAACATTCCTATCACGGCGACACGGTTGGGGCGATGTCGGTAGGTGCTAGAAGCGTGTTCAACGCGGCGTACGGGCCCCTTCTATTCGAGGTTACCTCAATCCCGTTCCCCGCGGCAGGTCGTGAGCAGGTGATGCTTGATGCGCTCGAGTCCGTTTGTCGAAACGAAATTCCGGCCGCCTTTATTGTGGAGCCTCTGATATTGGGTGCGGGCGGAATGCTGATGTACCCAGCCTGGGTGCTAAAAGAGATGAAGCGAATCTGCGAAGCATCCGAGGTTCTGTTCATAGCCGATGAGGTCATGACGGGCTGGGGCCGTACCGGAACCTTATTCGCCTGCGAGCAGGCCAATGTGACGCCCGATATTGCTTGCTATTCGAAGGGCCTCACGGGAGGAGCGCTTCCGCTCGCGGTAACACTCTGCCGCGCGGATATTTTTCACGCGCATTATTCGAAAGACCGTACGCGTACGTTCTTTCATTCGAGTTCATATACCGCTAATCCAGTGGCCTGCGCCGCCGCAAAGGCTAACCTGGATCTCTGGCAAAGTCAGGAATACCGCCAGCGCGTGGCGTCGGTTGCCACCATGCAAGAGCAGGCCGTTGAGCCATTCCGCACCGACCCGCGCTTTGCAAACGTCCGTCGGGCGGGCACCATCACAGCACTCGATCTGCAAACGAGCGATGCCGGCTATCTCGCTAGCATCGGACCGAAGCTTCAGGCCTTCTTTAAAGACCGAAATCTGTTGCTGCGCCCGCTCGGCAATACGATCTATGTGATGCCGCCTTATTGCGTCACGGCGACAGATCTTGACCAAATCTATGCCGCCATCAGGGATTCTGCTGATGCGCTGGCTTGA
- the bioD gene encoding dethiobiotin synthase translates to MTQRIVVTGTDTGIGKSVFSAGLANLLGANYWKPIQAGLEGETDSELVARLGSLSPDRIVPELYRLRTPASPHYSAEVDGVRIDTDAIDVPDSGERPLVIEGAGGLMVPLSGGTLFVDVFERWRLPVVLCASTRLGTINHALLSIEALRKRQIRILGIAFIGERNFEPERAICEMGRVRWLGRLPWLSPLTANALQAVFKDSFLPWDFKP, encoded by the coding sequence ATGACTCAGCGGATCGTGGTGACAGGCACAGATACCGGGATTGGGAAATCGGTCTTTTCCGCAGGGCTCGCCAATCTCCTCGGCGCGAACTATTGGAAACCGATTCAGGCCGGCCTTGAAGGAGAGACCGATAGCGAGCTCGTGGCGCGGCTGGGCAGTCTCTCACCCGATCGCATCGTGCCGGAGCTTTACCGGCTTCGAACGCCCGCTTCGCCCCATTACTCAGCCGAAGTCGACGGAGTTCGCATCGACACAGATGCGATCGATGTGCCGGACAGCGGGGAGCGTCCGCTCGTGATCGAGGGCGCCGGCGGGCTAATGGTCCCGCTGAGTGGCGGCACACTTTTTGTTGATGTCTTCGAACGCTGGCGGCTTCCCGTCGTGCTTTGCGCAAGCACGCGACTTGGCACCATCAATCACGCGCTGCTCTCGATAGAAGCTCTGCGAAAGCGCCAGATCCGCATTCTCGGAATTGCCTTCATTGGCGAACGAAATTTTGAGCCTGAGAGGGCAATTTGCGAAATGGGACGCGTGCGTTGGTTGGGGCGATTGCCTTGGCTTTCTCCTTTAACGGCAAACGCGCTGCAGGCGGTCTTCAAAGACTCGTTTCTCCCTTGGGACTTCAAACCATGA
- the bioB gene encoding biotin synthase BioB: MVRGVGVQRNENGNSAPVRSDWARAEAEALYGLPFADLMFRAQSVHRESFDPNHIETASLLSIKTGGCPEDCGYCAQSAYYDTGLKASRLMPRTDVVATAQRAKDAGASRFCMAAAWRNPKDRDLDQVCEMVSAVKALGMETCVTLGMLTLGQAARLAEAGLDFYNHNVDTSPEFYGRVITTRTLQDRIDTLAHVREAGIKVCSGGIIGMGERAEDRLGMLVLLANLRKHPESVAINLWNEVKGVPVYATAERPDPIAQVRLVATARIMMPKSVVRLSAGRQYMTDELQALCFLAGANSIFIGDVLLTTENPKSDRDADLLNRLGITSGLA; this comes from the coding sequence ATGGTTCGTGGCGTGGGAGTGCAAAGGAACGAAAACGGCAACAGCGCGCCGGTTCGCAGTGACTGGGCGCGCGCGGAGGCCGAAGCACTTTATGGCCTGCCGTTTGCCGACCTGATGTTTCGGGCGCAGAGCGTTCATCGCGAGAGCTTCGATCCAAATCACATCGAAACCGCAAGTCTACTCAGCATCAAGACCGGCGGCTGTCCCGAAGACTGCGGCTACTGCGCCCAGAGCGCGTACTACGACACCGGCCTGAAAGCCAGCCGCCTAATGCCTCGCACCGATGTTGTCGCCACCGCGCAGCGTGCCAAGGACGCCGGCGCGAGCCGCTTCTGCATGGCCGCCGCTTGGCGCAATCCAAAGGACCGCGATCTCGATCAGGTCTGCGAGATGGTCAGCGCGGTCAAGGCTCTGGGCATGGAAACCTGCGTCACGCTCGGCATGCTGACCTTGGGGCAGGCCGCACGGCTCGCTGAGGCCGGGCTCGACTTCTACAATCACAATGTCGACACCTCGCCGGAGTTCTACGGCAGAGTCATCACCACTCGCACCTTACAAGACCGCATCGATACACTTGCGCACGTGCGCGAGGCTGGCATCAAGGTTTGCAGCGGCGGCATTATCGGCATGGGCGAGCGTGCCGAGGACCGACTCGGCATGCTCGTGCTGCTCGCTAATCTCCGAAAGCATCCGGAAAGCGTGGCGATCAACCTCTGGAACGAGGTCAAGGGCGTACCGGTCTACGCCACCGCCGAGCGCCCTGATCCGATCGCGCAGGTGCGCCTGGTGGCGACGGCCCGGATCATGATGCCCAAGAGCGTGGTGCGGTTGTCCGCCGGACGGCAATACATGACCGATGAACTACAGGCGTTGTGTTTTTTGGCCGGCGCGAATTCAATCTTCATCGGTGATGTGCTGTTGACGACCGAAAACCCGAAATCCGACCGGGATGCCGATTTGCTGAACCGGCTCGGTATCACGTCCGGGCTTGCCTGA
- a CDS encoding GntR family transcriptional regulator, whose amino-acid sequence MTENMTTAERIAGAISERIISGELQPDAPLRQDRIAREFNSSHVPVREAFRQLQAQHLVVAVPRRGVRVAPLNINSVKEIAEMRAALEVVALRNAAPKLTSSHLARIELAVIEGDTAQTIQEFEMANRAFHYALVAPCAMPRLLASLDGLQLANSRLVFAMARSSGWRPRSNQDHRLILHALRARNVDQACSLLARHIQTIERLALPSS is encoded by the coding sequence ATGACTGAGAATATGACGACCGCGGAGCGCATTGCAGGGGCAATCAGCGAGCGCATCATCAGCGGCGAGCTGCAGCCGGACGCCCCACTCCGGCAGGACCGCATCGCGCGAGAATTCAATTCCAGCCACGTCCCGGTGCGCGAGGCCTTTCGGCAACTTCAGGCCCAACATCTTGTCGTTGCCGTGCCCCGTCGCGGTGTGCGAGTTGCCCCACTTAATATCAATTCCGTGAAGGAGATCGCCGAGATGCGCGCCGCGCTCGAAGTGGTCGCGTTGCGCAATGCGGCGCCAAAGCTCACCTCTAGCCATTTGGCACGGATCGAGCTCGCCGTGATTGAAGGAGACACCGCCCAGACCATTCAGGAGTTTGAAATGGCCAACCGCGCTTTTCACTACGCGCTGGTGGCGCCCTGCGCGATGCCGCGCCTGCTCGCGAGCCTTGACGGACTACAGCTTGCAAATTCACGACTCGTGTTCGCGATGGCGCGCAGTAGCGGCTGGCGACCGCGGTCCAATCAGGATCACCGCCTGATTTTGCACGCCCTGCGGGCGCGCAACGTCGATCAAGCCTGTAGTCTGCTCGCGCGCCACATTCAAACCATTGAGCGCCTTGCCCTTCCCTCGTCATGA
- a CDS encoding Dabb family protein gives MIRHIVLFSAKDQAHIEQIIEGLSVLTTIPHARRLEIARNCKTDQLGNEIDVVVYGEFDNETELAAYKAHDLYQESIRQVRPLRELRFAADYNVSADARFARR, from the coding sequence ATGATTCGTCACATCGTCTTGTTCAGCGCCAAGGATCAGGCCCATATCGAGCAAATCATCGAAGGCTTATCGGTTCTTACCACAATCCCGCATGCACGTCGGCTCGAGATTGCCCGCAATTGCAAGACCGACCAGCTCGGTAACGAGATCGACGTGGTGGTGTATGGTGAGTTCGATAACGAGACGGAGCTGGCAGCGTACAAAGCGCATGATCTGTATCAGGAATCGATCAGGCAGGTACGACCCCTTCGGGAGTTACGGTTCGCGGCCGACTATAATGTATCAGCCGATGCGCGGTTCGCTCGACGGTAG